A single window of Eucalyptus grandis isolate ANBG69807.140 chromosome 1, ASM1654582v1, whole genome shotgun sequence DNA harbors:
- the LOC120288368 gene encoding B-cell receptor-associated protein 31-like: MIQLLYTVIAAEMALILTLLFKTPLRKLVIMALDRVKRGRGPVMVKTVGVTLLVVLASSLYSMVKIQRRTVEAGLLNPTDQVLMSKHMLEALSWGFVLFLSLMIDRLHHYIRELRLLRKTMEAAKKQSRGIDEGKNGSAEEVKGLKEEIANLRTKLNKLENEYGTKDKEAKTAEAEAEALKKQSEGLLLEYDRLLADNQSLRSQLESIDLSLSNSDGKKNT, encoded by the exons ATGATACAGCTCCTGTACACCGTGATCGCCGCCGAGATGGCGCTGATCCTGACCCTCCTGTTCAAGACCCCTCTCCGGAAGCTGGTGATCATGGCCCTGGATCGGGTCAAGCGCGGCCGGGGCCCCGTCATGGTGAAGACGGTCGGCGTCACGTTGCTGGTCGTGCTCGCCTCCAGCCTGTACAGCATGGTGAAGATCCAGCGGCGCACCGTCGAGGCCGGCCTCCTCAACCCCACCGACCAGGTCCTCATGTCCAAGCACATGCTCGAGGCCCTCTCATGG GATTTGTGCTATTTCTGTCTTTGATGATTGATAGATTGCACCATTACATAAGAGAATTGCGTTTGCTTAGAAAGACCATGGAGGCAGCCAAGAAACAGAGTCGAGGCATTGATGAGGGGAAAAATGGCAGTGCAGAGGAGGTCAAAGGCTTGAAGGAAGAGATTGCCAACCTGAGGACAAAACTGAATAAGCTGGAAAATGAATACGGGACCAAAGACAAAGAAGCCAAGACAGCTGAAGCTGAAGCCGAGGCTCTGAAGAAACAATCCGAGGGCTTACTCCTAGAGTATGACCGCCTGCTTGCAGACAACCAAAGCCTTCGAAGTCAGTTGGAGTCTATTGATCTCTCCTTGTCCAATTCTGATGGCAAGAAGAACACCTAA
- the LOC104454832 gene encoding glycine-rich cell wall structural protein 1-like has translation MGVSRKWLSVVLLISCIVLHLSALALSDNKVDKTRFGDDDDCRWGRRRCGGRFGGGPGRGGRGGGFGGGGGAGGGVGGGAGKGGGFGGGAGGGVGGGAGGGVGGGGGLGGGGGGGVGGGAGKGGGGGFGGGGGGGAGGGAGKGGGFGAGGGVGGGAGGGAGGGVGGGGAGGGVGAGGGGGGGSGGGGGVGGGSGHGGGFGAGGGVGGGAGGTGGGAGGGGGGGGGGGGGVGGGAGHGGGFGAGGGVGGGAGGGVGGGGGAGGGGGGGLGGGAGHGGGFGAGGGVGGGAGGGLGGGAGGGGGAGGGLGGGHGIGRGGGFGVGIGVGIGVGVGAGAGKGVGVGGGSGGGDGGGR, from the exons ATGGGGGTCTCGAGAAAATGGCTCTCCGTGGTTCTTCTCATTTCATGCATCGTGCTCCATCTGAGTGCACTTGCTCTCAGTGACAACAAGGTTGACAAGACCAGGTTTGGCGACGATGATGACTGTCGATGGGGACGGAGACGCTGCGGCGGCAGATTCGGTGGTGGGCCGGGCCGTGGTGGAAGAGGTGGTGGAtttggtggaggaggaggtgcGGGAGGTGGAGTTGGAGGAGGAGCTGGTAAGGGTGGAGGATTTGGAGGCGGAGCTGGGGGTGGTGTTGGAGGTGGTGCAGGGGGTGGTGtaggtggtggcggtggtttaggtggcggaggaggtggaggagttGGAGGAGGAGCTGGGAAGG GTGGTGGCGGGGGTTTTGGtggcggtggaggtggaggtgctggAGGTGGTGCTGGAAAAGGAGGTGGCTTTGGAGCTGGGGGCGGTGTTGGTGGAGGAGCTGGAGGAGGtgctggtggtggtgttggag GTGGTGGAGCTGGAGGCGGAGTTGGAGCtggaggtggtggaggaggcggttctggtggaggtggaggtgttgGTGGGGGTTCAGGCCATGGAGGAGGCTTTGGTGCTGGAGGAGGTGTAGGTGGCGGTGCAGGAGGCACTGGAGGAGGTGctggtggaggtggaggtggaggaggcggaggtggTGGTGGCGTTGGTGGAGGAGCAGGACATGGGGGTGGATTTGGTGCTGGTGGCGGCGTAGGAGGTGGTGCTGGCGGAGGTgtcggaggcggaggcggagccggaggaggtggtggtggtggtttaGGTGGAGGAGCAGGCCACGGCGGGGGCTTCGGTGCAGGCGGGGGAGTAGGAGGTGGAGCTGGAGGAGGTTTAGGTGGTGGTGCCGGAGGAGGGGGAGGTGCTGGTGGTGGACTTGGAGGTGGCCATGGCATCGGCAGAGGTGGAGGGTTCGGAGTAGGAATCGGGGTTGGGATTGGAGTTGGAGTAGGGGCTGGTGCCGGCAAAGGGGTGGGTGTTGGAGGCGGCTCAGGCGGcggagatggaggagggagGTAA
- the LOC104435289 gene encoding LOW QUALITY PROTEIN: L-ascorbate oxidase homolog (The sequence of the model RefSeq protein was modified relative to this genomic sequence to represent the inferred CDS: inserted 2 bases in 2 codons) → MAVLVLSLVSCVNGEDPYSFYNWNVTYGDIYPLGVKQQGILINGQFPGPQIESVTNDNLIINVFNALDEPFLISWNGVQQKRNSWQDGVYGTNCPIPPGQNFTYILQVKDQIGSYFYFPSLAFHKAAGGFGGFKILSRSVIPVPFPPPANDFTILAGDWFTKNHSDLRAIXDGGSDLPFPDGLLINGRGSNGYTFTVDQGKTHRFRISNVGITTAINFRIQGHKMVLVEVEGTHTLQNTYDSLDIHLGQSCSVLVTCDQPAQDYYIVVSTRFTSEVLTTTSILHYSNSAGSVSGPPPGGPTMQIDWSLEQARSMRRNLTASGPRPNPQGSYHYGMINTTQTIRLANSASVINGKQRYAVNSVXFVPADTPLKLADYFNIPGVFTLGSIPNSPTGGAAYLQTSVMAADFRGYAEIVFENSEDTVQSWHIDGHNFFVVGMDGGQWTPASRLSYNLRDTISRCTVQVYPNSWTAVYMPLDNVGMWNVRSENWACQYLGQQFYFRVYSSAKSWRDEYPIPSNALLCGRAAGHHA, encoded by the exons ATGGCGGTTCTGGTTCTATCGCTAGTGAGCTGCGTAAATGGGGAAGACCCGTATAGTTTCTACAACTGGAACGTCACTTATGGCGATATATACCCTCTTGGTGTAAAGCAACAG GGGATATTGATAAATGGGCAATTTCCAGGGCCTCAGATCGAGTCCGTGACGAATGATAACTTGATCATCAATGTCTTCAACGCCTTGGATGAGCCTTTCCTCATCTCCTG GAATGGTGTGCAGCAGAAAAGAAACTCGTGGCAGGATGGAGTTTATGGCACAAACTGCCCGATCCCACCAGGGCAGAACTTCACTTACATCCTTCAAGTGAAGGATCAGATCGGTAGTTATTTCTACTTTCCTTCCCTCGCTTTTCACAAGGCCGCAGGAGGCTTTGGCGGCTTCAAAATTCTTAGCCGATCAGTGATTCCTGTGCCTTTTCCACCTCCTGCCAACGACTTCACTATCCTTGCTGGCGATTGGTTCACGAAAAACCACTCC GACTTGAGAGCAA TTGATGGTGGCAGTGATCTTCCGTTCCCTGATGGGCTACTCATTAACGGCCGTGGATCAAATGGTTACACCTTTACAGTGGATCAAG GGAAGACGCACAGGTTTCGAATATCGAACGTAGGGATCACGACTGCCATCAACTTCAGGATCCAGGGGCACAAGATGGTTCTAGTGGAAGTCGAGGGGACCCACACGTTACAGAACACTTATGATTCCCTGGACATACATTTGGGTCAGTCTTGCTCTGTCCTGGTCACCTGCGATCAACCCGCACAAGATTACTATATTGTCGTCTCCACACGCTTCACCTCCGAAGTGCTGACCACTACCTCGATCCTCCATTATAGCAACTCGGCTGGAAGTGTCTCCGGCCCCCCTCCTGGTGGGCCGACCATGCAGATTGACTGGTCACTTGAACAAGCAAGGTCTATGAG GCGGAACCTAACTGCAAGTGGACCAAGGCCTAATCCCCAAGGCTCCTACCATTATGGAATGATCAACACGACACAGACAATCAGACTCGCAAACTCTGCTTCAGTTATTAATGGGAAGCAGAGATACGCTGTCAATAGCG TCTTTGTTCCAGCTGATACTCCTCTGAAGCTCGCTGACTACTTCAACATTCCTGGAGTCTTTACACTAGGGAGCATACCGAATAGCCCCACCGGCGGTGCTGCTTATCTCCAGACTTCAGTCATGGCAGCTGATTTCCGAGGTTATGCGGAGATTGTTTTTGAGAATTCTGAAGACACTGTGCAGTCCTGGCACATCGATGGCCATAACTTCTTTGTTGTGGG GATGGATGGAGGGCAGTGGACACCTGCAAGTAGATTAAGTTACAATCTGAGAGACACGATTTCTCGCTGTACCGTTCAG GTCTATCCTAATTCATGGACTGCTGTTTACATGCCTCTGGACAACGTGGGGATGTGGAATGTGCGGTCGGAGAACTGGGCTTGCCAATATCTGGGACAACAATTCTACTTCCGCGTCTATTCTTCGGCCAAATCTTGGAGGGATGAGTATCCAATTCCAAGCAATGCTCTTCTCTGTGGTAGGGCTGCAGGTCATCACGCTTGA